AGAAACTCGTGGTCGATGCGATCTTTAAAGAAACCTTTGGTACAGACATCTAAACGATTGAAAGGATCCATCAACTTGATgaggaaaaacctgggaaatATAGACCTATAACCATGAAGTTTTATGATTACCGTGAGAAAGAAAGTGTTCTTACCGTGAGAAGAGTGCGTtcctaaaaactgcaaaaaactGAAAAGAACCAGTATAACTATAAGCCACAACTACACCCTAGACACAGTTGAAACACGGCTGGGATATCACTCGAGAAGAACTATAGCTGTATCGAAATTGAGCACATaaacacaaacagaaaaatgCTCGTAAAGATGTCGATTCACGAAGGAGCAGTGCAAGAAACGAGAGCCTATCATCTAACGCGCTAGGAACGCCTTTTTCTTGACTACAGATATAGCTCCAGCTTCTTTTATTTAATGCCCACAGCATTTTaacaaagtaactgaacttaattACATTTTGCTATCTCGAAGTCTTCATGTGGTGCTCATACCTgaaacgtggcggcacagttgtgtTCCTGATAACTGCATTGTGCCAGAAGGCTACAAAGTTTTTAGATCTCATAGGGACTCACGAGGGAGCGGGGCTCACATCATAGTAAAAAATTTTGTTCTGGCCTCGCAAGTTCAAAGCAATATACCAGAAACAGTGTGGTGTAGAATAAATCTATTTAACACAGTATACCTTCCCGGTGTCGTTTATAGACCAACCGCAGCAACATCAGACTATCTTGATAAACTGAAATATTTTCTTTGTGCCCATGTAAGGGAGAGCACCAAGCTAATTTTTACTAAAGACTTTAATCTGCCCCAAATTAACTGAGAAGCTCTTTTGTCTGGTTACGTCGAGATTGATAGTGGTGAAAAGATATTGGAAAATATGTTCGCTCATTACTTAAAACAAATAGTGTGCGAATATACAAGAATAACATCTTCGTTTCGGTCAATGTTGGACCTGATGCTCCATTCAAATAAAATGTGCAATTATAATATCTGTTTTGATGAGGGAAATTCTGATCAAATATTGGCCTCTCTTACAATTCTACTGAGTGTTTCACGAGCTATAATGCATAAGACCGTCCAAGTAAAGGACTACACGAACGCAGATGACACTTCCATTATTGAGATGTTGGAGTAGTCATTTGGTCATTTTGAGCACGCATCCGAGCGCGACACAGTTGAAAAATTGTGAAAACGTTTTAAAGTTATACATAAATATTTCATCGACAAATTCATTCCTAGTAGAGTAAAGAAGACTAACAAGCACAATCCATGGGAAACACGAGATAATATTCATAAGAAGTGAAATTTTAAAAGGCTGAGGAGACGAAGTAACCATTGTTCCCAGGAAATAGCAGCTGTATGAAAAGGATTGAACAAACACTCGTTAGAATGTAAGCGTTTTTTTGTCAAAAGTTGAGTTCTTTCAATTAACGGCCCagaaacactttttgagcatggtcagaaaacgcttccGATCGGTAGTACAAGCTCCCGACAGCACGCTAGCCAATTAATATAGTGCCGCACGCGGCCTGGTATTGACcgtaaattatcagtcagctgaaaattactttctcttctctcgacaactCACGGAATCTGCTCAACAATCACACGTAGCACGCCCTTCTGTCAGCCGTTGGCAGATTTGAACACGGCGCGCTCGctcattacagagatcgccgcgggaggccgccatttgtccacgcgtgcgcgcgcgatcacactgaaaaagccgagcaaatgtgatgaacgcgccggctagcgcgtaacgccttgggaggaaaccgccagatggcgctggcacacagttcagttcgggctgtcatggtggatggacgtgttttttgagcgctcctgaTCGACTGCGCGGATAagtttttttgcatgttttgagcttgtttttataattataaggcagcggttgaaatcttcgtagcacttattttatggtacggctttttcgggggccagtcaccaggtatttattagttagtgcgggtgtgtgtgtttgaatattttgttgttgttttttttgccacccggtgggggaggtgcgcgtacattgaacacgcaaatttttgtagtagagcttagactttctttttttttcgtagtggagggctggagtttagtaattattgagtatagagacaattggtgtctgaaagacatggttaaaaagactgtaaagtgttcaggatatggagtgggtttgaaagtagacccaagcgtagaagcggatggagaagaggctgacgcgaagtgtaggcaatgtgaggtcgaggaaaaaatagagaaaatgacggttgcccagagtgaactgctgatgagaatcgccgagctcgaaactgcgttggcgacagagcaagagaaaactagggcaatgggagaaagactgaagtccgccgaggaagcactagcgagcTGAACAAataagcggcctacggagagaacagtagggaaccggcaaccataacggtggagaaggaagagcaagcaactTTGAAAAAAACAGGTTTACCCTGTTCAATTGTTGCAAgccccagcttcagcgaggtagtggtggggctgggaggggacaaagcagccgacgTCAAAgctgcaagtagcccccaggtgcaggacgctccagcttaaaagtcacagcatgtgataatcgccggggactcgaatctaaatcgatgcacagaagccatcaaagagagggtaagaggtgacaagagtgTTGCACTAggggcgtttccaggacgcaagcttgaagcagtcatgaggcaagtgagcgtaaaactcaaaactacagctgatagacgaaacctcgtgatagtTTCAGGCGGTTaaaacgatgtcttaaataaagatacagcaggactagcaaccacactggcgaaaggcatcgatgacatgcgcgccacttctcctaacgtacaggtagtgatatgcacaataccggaggtaccggtgcgtgatagcaacatGCAAAgaacggttgtcaacgcaaaccaaaagatatggcggatgagtcgagagaaaggctttgagggggtggaaataaacagagaggtgcagaggtggggtggttttcaacgagacagaattcacttcgatgggtggctaggtcatgaggtaggttggtgacttgcaggacgcgctgtAGCTTTTTTGGCGGGCAAGCAAGCTCTTCGGGGTGccggatagctagtaacgaggaaaacaaccagggagactcttcgacaggtggtatggacagatacgattcgaAAGTGGCACCAacatctaagataggtagagtccgaggcataaatagacgtagccacgagtgccgagccaattcagacatggGGTAAATTAACATGCAgggcggtaggaacaggctgaactgggaagagatagaaaaacagctaaaggaagagaggccgatggtatacggttttgtaaaaacacatctcagagacatggaacaacctccgaacaatccggactacgcaagggaatattgtaatagaacagaaggcagcagaaatggggaggtattggggcattcattcataaaagtacagactggcaaagggtcaagcaggagtgcaaggaacatttatggctaaaagggaaagtggcaggtcaaatgacactccttggtctcgtgtacttgtggacgggagcaaaggcaagagaggaaaaccaggcaatggtagagtttATATCAAacgacattcaggagttaggaagagagtgcgagataattatactaggagacatgaatgcgcacatagaagatatagatgggtataccgacccgacaggcaaaatgatcatggatatgtgtgaaaggcttgatttgatcattttgATGATTTgagcaacagtaccgagaagtgtgaagggcaaataacatgggaggtaagaaggctgcagtcgacgatagattatgcactgatgtcacataggatgtatgataagctcaggggaatgcacacagATGAAGGTCGCTCCAGAAGTCTGattagtgatcacaaacgtatcaagctaagttttggaagggcagtgaaagtgggaaggagacaagatgagcaactacaggaaaatttttatccagaaaggcaaattgaaatagccactaaacatattgagaaagtaatcacggaggataataagacagtgtggacatacacgaatctaattagactctttgagcaagagcttgctaagacgcgtgacaagtcaccccggaaaagaagacacaaacccaaaagttggtgggatgaggaagttaagagagccatagaaaaCGTCAGGAAGTTtgtaggaaacacagacatgctaagcagtggggtgaaccgacagatgatgttgaaagaaaatgggaaacctttctaagctgtagaaaggatgcatcccttctgatcaatgaaaagattagaagaaagggagctcagtggctggcagaagtacataaaaaagatagaaaggcagctgcgaaattttggaaccatctaaactccctaagaaatgagacgagcctagagcagagttttataactacagcccaaggtgccaggctagaaggggacgaagctattgaatatataagagcaagggtgacagaaaaatttcaacaaaaaagtactttatgcaccacaatagacaaggacgaatcaagtggtgcaatggctccattttcagaacgagagtgggaaagggctgagaaaagggttcctgatagtgcatcaacaggcccagatggcattccaattaggctgataaagacaataGGTCCGAattctaagcaggctttgagagatgcagtgagcaaaataataatcgatgacgAAGTTCCTgatggatagaaacttagcaggatgagcataatctataaaggaaagggggacaaagctgacataaacaaatatcgtcctataacagtgacatcagtggtctacaggctggcgatgcagattataaaggaaagactgcaggcatggataaaggatgagggggcgctgggggaactgcagaatgggtttcggaaacacaggaggttggaagacaatctgttctcactgccgcaatgcatcaaaatagcagaaaagaaacacaggcccctgtggctagcatttttggatatcaagggagcgtacgatagcgtggttcaagaggaattgtggggaatactggacatactaggcgtggaacatgtagtcacaaATCTTtcaaagggtatctataaaggtaacaaggtagttataaagtgggaaaaacaggtatccaagcctgcagaggtaaaacgggggcttaggcaggggtgtcccttgtcacccttattattcatgatgtacctacaaggattggaggccaaattagagggaagtgcactgggcttcaacatctctttagtcaaacaaggaaaacttattgatcaggcactaccactattgatgtacgcagatgatatagtgctaatggccaacaacaaggaagatttgcaggtattgatggacatctgctgtaatgagggagataggttagattttagattgagtaagaaaaaatcagcagtcgtgattctcaatgacaacgaaggtattgagcttagaatacaagatgccacgctagagataacagataaatacaaatatctgggcaaatggataagcaatgggaccgagtacctgaggaaacacgaaatatacgtgacgactaaaagtaacaggaatgcagcagtgatgaaaaataaggcactgtggaattacaataggtatgatgttgtgagaggaatatggaaagaggtcatggttcctgtgcggacgttcggcaatgcggtcttgtgcatgagatcaaaagttcatgcaagattagaaattaagcaacgtggaatagataggcttgctttaggagctcacgggaatacaccaaatcagggagtacaaggtgatatgggatggacatcatttgagggcaggaaagctagcagcaagataaaacttgagaagcgattgagagaattgggggaggagcgttgggctaggaaggttttcagctacttgtatatgaagaatgtcgatacaaaatggaggaagctaaccaggaaattgactcgtaaatacatagaaaacagcaggtggccaaaccaaaaagaactatcggttaagaagaaagtgaaggaaacggagactgacatgtggagaatgggcatgatgaaaaagtccgcactagagatctatcaaacttttaagcaggaaattgccaaggaaaggatctatgataatactcggggtagttctctactgtttgag
Above is a window of Rhipicephalus microplus isolate Deutch F79 chromosome 1, USDA_Rmic, whole genome shotgun sequence DNA encoding:
- the LOC142770846 gene encoding uncharacterized protein LOC142770846 encodes the protein MDICCNEGDRLDFRLSKKKSAVVILNDNEGIELRIQDATLEITDKYKYLGKWISNGTEYLRKHEIYVTTKSNRNAAVMKNKALWNYNRYDVVRGIWKEVMVPVRTFGNAVLCMRSKVHARLEIKQRGIDRLALGAHGNTPNQGVQGDMGWTSFEGRKASSKIKLEKRLRELGEERWARKVFSYLYMKNVDTKWRKLTRKLTRKYIENSRWPNQKELSVKKKVKETETDMWRMGMMKKSALEIYQTFKQEIAKERIYDNTRGSSLLFEATTGVLRTKTYRAKYEGVDTVCSACGEEEETAEHLIMFCKGLHSIVQDDGAEFFKALVFREREGKIDFKRVHLTRRRLSDWWVKSRHE